The genomic region CCCGCCGGGCCGTTTCGTTTGTGGGACTTGGGCCTACGTCAGCCCGCTAGCCCCTGATCCAGACGATGCTCGCCTGCCTGCCGGTCTTTTCCCGGCGGCGGTAGGAGAAGAAGGCGTCGGCCAGGGAGTGGGTGCACAGATCCAGGCCGAAGATGTTGCCGGGCCTGAGCCCCGCCTCGCGCAGCTGCAGGCGCGTGAGCCGCCAGAGGTCCACGGTCTTCTTCGCCTCGTCGTGAAACGCCTTGAAGTCGTCGCCGAACTCGTCCGCGAAGTTCACGAACTCGCTCGCCGCCGGGCCGAGGGAGGGGCCGCGCACGGCCAGTACGTCGGCCGGATCGAGGCCGTAGTGCGCGCAGAAGGCGGCCACTCCGCGGCCGGGGAAGTTCTGCACGTTGCCCCGCCAGCCCACGTGCAGCGCGGCCACGTACTTGCCCGAGGCGTGTGCCAGGAGGATCGGCTGGCAGTCCGCGGTCTTTATGACCAGGGCCTGACCGGGGAGGGAGGTGGCCAGGCCGTCGCCCTCGCCCGTGGGGCCGTCGCCGATGTCGCGCGGCTCGGGATCGAAGACCATGTCCGTGCCGTGCACCTGGCGCAGCTCCTGCCAGAAGGTGAAGCCCTGCTCCTGCTTGATGGCCTGGCGGTTGGAGCGGACCTTGGCCGGGTCGTCGCCCACGTCCAGGGAGACGTTGGCCTTGTCGAAGGGGCTGCCGGAGTAGCCCCCGATGCGCGTGCCGAAGACGCAACGCACGCCGGGCACGCCGGGGAACGCGAAGGGGATGCAGAACGGAGTGGGGATGTTCTTCATAAAGCCACCTCGATGGTTTCGTTTTCGCTGATGACGATGTGCATGGGGCAATCCCACGGCTCGCGAGGCAGTTTCGTGACGATCTGAAAATCGTAGGCCAGCCCGAGGCGCAGGCAGTGCTCCATGCCGGGCGCGGCCAGGAGGCGGTCGTAGTAGCCCGCGCCCATGCCCAGGCGCATGCCCGAGCGGTCGAAGGCCACGCCGGGGATGATGGCGAGGTCCGGCCGCACGCCGCCTTGCAGGTCTTCGAGCGGCGGGCAGCGCGCGGGATCGGGCTCGAGGATGCCGAAGCTCCCGGGCCGCAGGTCCGCGGCGCACGAGACGCAGGCCAGGTCCATGCAGCCCGGCTCCTCCGGGCGGCAGCGCGGCAGCAGCACCGTGGCCCCGCGCGCCCACAAGGCGTCTATCAGGGCCTCGGTGGCCGTCTCGCCGCGCACGGGGGAGTAGAGCAGGACCACGGCGGCCTCGGCGAAGGCGGGCAGGGCCATGATCCTCGCCTGGGCGCGGGCCGAGAGGGAGGCGCGCAGCGTGGGGGAGAGTTCCCTGCGCCTCGCCGTCATGCGGCTTCGTATCGCGCCCTTGTCGTCGTACGGAATGGTTTTCATACGTATTATCATAGTATATCCAAGACCGAGGCGAAAACCAAGCGAGGCGCGCATCGCGCCCGCATGCGACCAGCATGGTGACGGAGGAGAGATGGACGAGAAGATATACGTGGGCTTCGGGGACGTGCACGGCCAGACGGCCAACGCGGCGCGCATCCCCGGGATTGCGGAGGCGGCCGGGGTCATCGTCTCGGGCGACCTCTCGAACCTCGGCGGCAAAGCCGAGGCAGAGGCCGTGCTGGCCGCCGTCAGGGCTGCGAATCCCACGGTCTACGCCCAGATCGGCAACATGGACCGCGCGGCCGCGGACGAGGCGCTATCGGCCGCGGGAGCGAACATCCACAGGAAGGCCGTGGAGCTTCCCGGCGGCGCGTGGCTCATGGGCGCGGGCTGGTCCACGACCACGCCTTTCGGCACGCCGTCCGAGATCGACGACGCCACGCTGGGCGCCTGGCTCGAGGAGACCTGGGCCAAGG from Desulfovibrio sp. X2 harbors:
- a CDS encoding polyphenol oxidase family protein translates to MKNIPTPFCIPFAFPGVPGVRCVFGTRIGGYSGSPFDKANVSLDVGDDPAKVRSNRQAIKQEQGFTFWQELRQVHGTDMVFDPEPRDIGDGPTGEGDGLATSLPGQALVIKTADCQPILLAHASGKYVAALHVGWRGNVQNFPGRGVAAFCAHYGLDPADVLAVRGPSLGPAASEFVNFADEFGDDFKAFHDEAKKTVDLWRLTRLQLREAGLRPGNIFGLDLCTHSLADAFFSYRRREKTGRQASIVWIRG
- a CDS encoding 5-formyltetrahydrofolate cyclo-ligase, translated to MKTIPYDDKGAIRSRMTARRRELSPTLRASLSARAQARIMALPAFAEAAVVLLYSPVRGETATEALIDALWARGATVLLPRCRPEEPGCMDLACVSCAADLRPGSFGILEPDPARCPPLEDLQGGVRPDLAIIPGVAFDRSGMRLGMGAGYYDRLLAAPGMEHCLRLGLAYDFQIVTKLPREPWDCPMHIVISENETIEVAL
- a CDS encoding metallophosphoesterase, whose product is MDEKIYVGFGDVHGQTANAARIPGIAEAAGVIVSGDLSNLGGKAEAEAVLAAVRAANPTVYAQIGNMDRAAADEALSAAGANIHRKAVELPGGAWLMGAGWSTTTPFGTPSEIDDATLGAWLEETWAKVGDPSRLILVCHTPPLDTAVDVVGSGAHVGSAAVRDFILRREPAVCLTGHIHESAAEDSLGRTRVVNPGMLADGGYALIRVRPESIVIEHRRIGQGA